A part of Variovorax sp. HW608 genomic DNA contains:
- a CDS encoding MBOAT family O-acyltransferase has product MLFNSYAFIFCFFPIVLFGFFLIGRRNVRAAAGFLALSSLFFYGWWSVEALPLLLASICFNYWAGLRLTRGPGRTDAGRKRMLVLALVVNLAVLATFKYANFFLGNVNAGIAAAGFTPLPMLHIALPIGISFYTFTQIAFLVDCWQDKVHERSFVHYLLFVTYFPHLIAGPVLHHAQMMPQFANPATYRIDLDKVSLGLAIFVFGLAKKLLFGDKVGEYADLMFNGVHNGTAPGIYTAWLGVLAYTLQIYFDFSGYSDMAVGLSLCLGVKLPLNFNAPYKSTNIIEFWRRWHISLSTFLRDYLYIPLGGNRKGPARRYLNLFITMLLGGLWHGAAWTFVIWGGLHGMYLVINHLWNGKVRRDAKPGRLAKVLGWFLTFLCVMIAWVVFRAESMHAAMEIYKGMLGFHGTALEAFTEFGPVPSRKPEFFQTLLVGLFICLALPPTITLQRWVPLAQSLAGRPRASLVFTPFMALLTVLLLGLCVSKLGSYSPFLYFQF; this is encoded by the coding sequence ATGCTCTTCAACTCCTACGCGTTCATCTTCTGCTTTTTCCCGATCGTCCTCTTCGGGTTCTTCCTTATCGGAAGGCGAAATGTACGCGCTGCAGCCGGCTTTCTCGCGCTTTCGTCGCTGTTCTTCTACGGCTGGTGGAGCGTCGAGGCCCTGCCGCTGCTGTTGGCATCGATCTGCTTCAACTACTGGGCGGGCCTCCGCCTGACGCGCGGCCCCGGCCGCACCGACGCGGGACGAAAGCGCATGCTCGTGCTCGCGCTGGTCGTGAATCTCGCAGTGCTGGCGACTTTCAAATACGCGAACTTCTTCCTCGGCAACGTGAATGCAGGGATTGCCGCGGCGGGATTCACGCCGCTGCCGATGCTGCATATCGCCCTGCCGATCGGCATTTCCTTCTATACCTTCACGCAGATCGCGTTCCTGGTGGACTGCTGGCAGGACAAGGTCCACGAACGCAGCTTCGTGCACTATCTGCTCTTCGTCACCTACTTCCCTCATCTGATCGCGGGCCCGGTGCTGCATCACGCGCAGATGATGCCGCAGTTCGCGAATCCGGCGACCTACCGCATCGATCTCGACAAAGTCTCGCTCGGCCTGGCGATCTTCGTCTTCGGTCTGGCCAAGAAGCTCCTCTTCGGCGACAAGGTGGGCGAGTACGCCGACCTCATGTTCAACGGCGTCCACAACGGCACGGCGCCCGGGATCTACACGGCATGGCTTGGCGTGCTGGCCTACACCCTGCAAATCTATTTCGACTTCTCGGGCTATTCGGACATGGCCGTCGGCCTGTCGTTGTGCCTGGGGGTGAAGCTGCCGCTCAACTTCAACGCGCCCTACAAGTCGACCAACATCATCGAGTTCTGGCGCCGCTGGCACATCTCCCTGTCGACCTTCCTGCGGGACTATCTCTACATCCCGCTGGGCGGGAATCGCAAGGGGCCGGCGCGCCGCTACCTGAACCTGTTCATCACCATGCTGCTGGGCGGCCTGTGGCACGGCGCCGCATGGACCTTCGTGATCTGGGGCGGCCTGCACGGCATGTACCTCGTGATCAACCATCTCTGGAACGGCAAGGTTCGCCGCGACGCAAAGCCCGGCCGGCTGGCGAAGGTCCTCGGCTGGTTCCTCACGTTCCTGTGCGTCATGATCGCCTGGGTCGTGTTCCGCGCGGAAAGCATGCATGCCGCGATGGAGATCTACAAGGGCATGCTCGGCTTCCACGGAACTGCGCTGGAGGCATTCACCGAGTTCGGGCCCGTCCCGTCCCGCAAGCCGGAATTCTTCCAGACCTTGCTGGTCGGCCTCTTCATCTGCCTTGCGCTGCCGCCGACCATCACGCTGCAACGCTGGGTTCCGCTGGCCCAGTCGCTGGCCGGCCGGCCGCGCGCCTCGCTCGTGTTCACCCCATTCATGGCGCTCCTCACGGTCCTCCTGCTCGGGCTCTGCGTCTCGAAGCTGGGCTCCTACAGCCCGTTTCTCTATTTCCA